The genomic region CACTTTCCCTGAACTGGCTGAACGGGGCATTGCTGAACTGGTATTTGATGCAAGCGGCCCGGTCAACAAGCTGGACACCCAAACTGTTGCAATTTCAATCCTTGAACAGCAGATAGAGTTAAAAGCACTGCTGATCGCTTCTCGTAAACCGACGTTTATCGTTGGTGCAGACATCACGGAATTTCTTTCATTATTTGCCGCTCCGCCGAAAAAGTGGCGCAAGCGCTGGCCTTTGCCAACAGTGTCTTTACTCGTCTTGAGGGTTTACCGGTTCCAACCCTGTCTGCAATCAATGGCTATGCTCTGGGTGGTGGCTGTGAATTCGTTATGACTACGGATTTCCGTATTGCCACGCCGGGCGCAAAGATTGGTTTACCCAAAACGAAGCTGGGTATAATACCCGGATTTGGTGGAACGGTGAAGATGCCACGTCTGCCTGGCGTAGGCAGTGCGCTGGAGATTATTGCCGCCGCTAAGGATGTCGACGCGGCAAAAGCGCTGGCAATCGGCCTGGTCGATGCCGTGTTCCCGGCCAAAAAACTGCGCGAAGCAGGCATCAATATCCCGCCTGAAGCCATTGATGGTAAGCAGGACTGGCGCACCCGACGCCAGCCAAAACTTCAGCCGCTAAAACTAAGTAAAACAGAAGTCGTCATGTGTTTTAACGTAGCAAAAAGCATGGTTTTACAAACAGCGGGCAAACATTATCCCGCGCCGCTCTCATCGCGGTAAGAAACGATTGAAGTTGTCGCTCATCTTTGTCGGAATGAGGCGCTCAGGCTGGAAACAGAGGCGTTTGTGCCACTGGCTCGTTCTGGTACAGCAAAGGCGCTGATCGGCATTTTCCTGAATGACCAAACGGTAAAATCCAAAGCCAAAAAACTTGCTCGCGAAGTAAAAACGCCACGCCAGGCTGCGGTTCTGGGAGCGGGTATCATGGGTGGGGCATTGCATATCGGTCAGCATGGGTATGGGATACGGCCCGGTGCCAGCGTCTAAACTGGCACTAAAAAGAGCCGGACTGAACGTCAGCGATATTGACCTGTTTGAACTGAATGAAGTCTTTGCAGCGCAGACGCTACCCTGTATTAAAGATCCTGGATTGCTGGAAAAACTTGATGAAAAGGTAAACCTGAATGGCGGAGCAATTGCGCTGGGTCATCCGTTGGGCTGTTCTGGCGCACGCATCAGCACCACGTTGTTAAATTTGCTGGAACAGCGGGATGTCAGGTTTGGTCTGGTGAGCATGGTGTATTGGTCTGGGTCAGGGGATTGCTGCCGTTTTTGAACGAGCCTGACCGGAGGGCAGCGGCTGTTCCTGTACTCCCCACCAGACAGAACGGCAACTGAATATTCAGGGACAGTAATCGCTGTCCCTGCAATCTCAGATAAAGGCGAAAGCGTCGCTGTACATCTGATCTTCTTTCGCACCACGTTCAGCACAAAAACGTTCGCGAGCAATTTTTGCCATTTCAAAACGTCCAGCAATGTAAATATCGTAACCCGCAAGGTCACCATAATCATTCATCACCGCCGTCAGCACGGTACCATTGCGCACCGGCCATTCGGGTTCAGGTTGTTCAACTACCGGGAAAATCTTCAAATTAGGATGTTTAACCGCCAGTGCGTTCAATTCTTCCAAATCATAAAGATGCTTCGGCTCACGCCCGCCCCAATAGAGCGCAATATCACAATGCGGCTGCTGCGATAGCGCGGTTAACAAAATAGAACGCGCGTAAGAAAAACCGGTACCGCCAGCGATAAGGATCAGTGGGCGGTCACTCTCTTCACGTAAGAAAGCATCACCGTGGGGAATATCCACGGTGATTTTGCGATCCTGTTGAATACGTTCCATCACTGCCATTGCGTACAAGTTTAGCTCTGAAGCACCAATATGCAGCTCAATGATATCCTTCTCCATCGGCGTGGAAGCCAGTGAAAACGGCCTTTTATCGTGCTCATCCATCACCACCATCAGATACTGACCGGCACGGAAGCTAAAATCAGCCTCCGGCACCATGCGCACCCGGTAAACAGTTTCGGTAATCGTCTCTACCGAGATCACTTTACAGCTTAACGTTGTCATGCGTTCCCTTTGTTGAGTCGAACATTTATTTGCCGGACGCAATGCTGCGTTTGGGCGTCTCACTTAAGATACTTAATTCATCCCAAATCGTATCGATTTTTGCCACCGTAGCAGGATCTTTTTGAATAGGTCGGCCCCATTCGCGCTGAGTTTCACCAAGCCATTTATTGGTGGCATCCAGACCCATCTTCGAACCAAGACCTGAAACCGGCGAGGCAAAATCGAGATAATCAATCGGGGTATTTTCCACCAACACGGTGTCCCTGACAGGATCCATACGGGTGGTTATAGCCCAGATAACATCGTTCCAGTCACGAGCGTTAACGTCATCATCGCAGACGATAACAAACTTGGTATACATAAATTGACGCAGGAAAGACCAGACGCCCATCATTACCCTTTTGGCATGACCAGCATATTGTTTTTTCATCGTCACCACGGCCAGGCGGTATGAGCAACCTTCTGGCGGCAGATAGAAATCGACAATTTCAGGAAACTGCTTTTGAAGGATAGGGACAAACACTTCATTCAGTGCCACCCCCAGAACCGCTGGCTCGTCCGGTGGACGACCTGTGTAGGTCGAATGATAAATTGCATCACGACGTTGGGTCATGTGTGTCACGGTAAATACTGGAAAGTTATCCACTTCATTATAGTAGCCGGTATGATCGCCATAGGGGCCTTCCGGGGCCATTTCACCGACTTCAATGTAACCTTCCAACACGATTTCAGCACTGGCCGGGACATCAAGATCGTTGGAAAGGCACTTCACCACTTCCGTTTTCGTGCCACGTAACAGCCCGGCAAAGGCGTATTCAGAAAGCGTATCCGGGACAGGCGTGACAGCACCGAGGATAGTTGCCGGATCGGCACCCAGCGCCACCGCAACAGGAAAACGGTCTCCAGGACGCTCTTGCGACCATTCCTGAAAATCCAGAGCGCCACCGCGGTGTGATAGCCAGCGCATAATAAGTTTATTTTTACCGATTAGCTGCTGACGATAGATACCCAGATTTTGCCGCTCCTTATTTGGCCCACGGGTTATCGTCAGCCCCCAAGTAATTAACGGTGCAGCATCGTCCGGCCAACATGTCATGATTGGTATTGTACGCAAATCAACCTCGTCACTCTGCCAGACTTGTTGCTGGCAAGGCGCATCGCGCAGACGTTTGGTTGGCATATTTAATACCTGCTTCCACTGCGGCATCTTCCCCATAAAATCGCGGAAACCGTGTGGTGGCTCTGGTTCTTTCAGAAAGGCAAGCAGGCGCCCCACATCACGCAGGGCTGAAACATCTTCCTGCCCCATGCCTAATGCCACCCGCTGCGGCGTGCCAAACAGGTTACAGAGGACAGGCATACTGTGTCCTTTGGGATTCTCAAACAACAGTGCAGGACCGCCAGACCGCAACGTGCGATCGGCGATTTCGGTCATCTCAAGATCGGGATCGATCTCCATGGTAATACGTTTTAATTCTCCCCGCT from Erwinia tracheiphila harbors:
- the fre gene encoding NAD(P)H-flavin reductase translates to MTTLSCKVISVETITETVYRVRMVPEADFSFRAGQYLMVVMDEHDKRPFSLASTPMEKDIIELHIGASELNLYAMAVMERIQQDRKITVDIPHGDAFLREESDRPLILIAGGTGFSYARSILLTALSQQPHCDIALYWGGREPKHLYDLEELNALAVKHPNLKIFPVVEQPEPEWPVRNGTVLTAVMNDYGDLAGYDIYIAGRFEMAKIARERFCAERGAKEDQMYSDAFAFI
- the ubiD gene encoding 4-hydroxy-3-polyprenylbenzoate decarboxylase, which translates into the protein MKYHGLRDFLSLLEQRGELKRITMEIDPDLEMTEIADRTLRSGGPALLFENPKGHSMPVLCNLFGTPQRVALGMGQEDVSALRDVGRLLAFLKEPEPPHGFRDFMGKMPQWKQVLNMPTKRLRDAPCQQQVWQSDEVDLRTIPIMTCWPDDAAPLITWGLTITRGPNKERQNLGIYRQQLIGKNKLIMRWLSHRGGALDFQEWSQERPGDRFPVAVALGADPATILGAVTPVPDTLSEYAFAGLLRGTKTEVVKCLSNDLDVPASAEIVLEGYIEVGEMAPEGPYGDHTGYYNEVDNFPVFTVTHMTQRRDAIYHSTYTGRPPDEPAVLGVALNEVFVPILQKQFPEIVDFYLPPEGCSYRLAVVTMKKQYAGHAKRVMMGVWSFLRQFMYTKFVIVCDDDVNARDWNDVIWAITTRMDPVRDTVLVENTPIDYLDFASPVSGLGSKMGLDATNKWLGETQREWGRPIQKDPATVAKIDTIWDELSILSETPKRSIASGK